Proteins from a single region of Antechinus flavipes isolate AdamAnt ecotype Samford, QLD, Australia chromosome 2, AdamAnt_v2, whole genome shotgun sequence:
- the RNF183 gene encoding E3 ubiquitin-protein ligase RNF183 — MAEKPGNEPEAECPVCWNSFNNTFRTPKLLDCRHSFCIECLAHLSLVSSSRHRLLCPLCRHPTILASDRPVTELPTDAAVLTLLRLEPNHIILEGRHLSFKDERKSRYFLRQPRVYTLNLDVEPESQTGPAQQGAAPPAPVPVPSHLSLRECFRNPQFRIFTYLMAVILSVAMLLIFSIFWTKQFFWGAG; from the coding sequence ATGGCTGAAAAACCCGGGAACGAGCCTGAGGCGGAGTGCCCGGTCTGCTGGAACTCATTCAATAACACTTTCCGAACCCCCAAGCTACTAGACTGCCGCCACTCCTTCTGCATAGAATGCCTGGCCCACCTGAGCTTGGTGTCCTCCTCGAGGCACCGGCTGCTGTGCCCCCTCTGCCGCCACCCTACGATCCTGGCTTCGGACCGCCCGGTGACGGAGCTGCCCACAGACGCTGCGGTCCTGACCCTGCTGCGCCTGGAGCCCAACCACATCATCCTGGAGGGCCGGCATCTGAGCTTCAAGGATGAGCGCAAGAGCAGGTACTTCCTGCGCCAGCCCAGGGTCTACACCCTCAACTTGGACGTTGAGCCAGAGAGCCAGACCGGCCCAGCCCAGCAGGGGGCAGCGCCCCCTGCCCCTGTGCCCGTCCCTAGCCACTTGTCCCTGCGCGAGTGCTTCCGCAACCCTCAGTTCCGCATCTTTACTTACTTGATGGCCGTCATCCTCAGTGTCGCCATGCTGTTAATCTTCTCCATCTTCTGGACTAAACAGTTCTTCTGGGGTGCAGGATGA